The Bubalus kerabau isolate K-KA32 ecotype Philippines breed swamp buffalo chromosome 10, PCC_UOA_SB_1v2, whole genome shotgun sequence sequence TTAAGGTGGGAAAATAACGGCTCAGTGTGGGGATTTGAGATGACTTTCTCATATCTAAGTCTTGCCCATAGTATCTGTTTCATTTATCTGCCTCATGTTCTTAATACAGCATTCCACTGgcagtttttaaaattcctttgcaGATggtacagaaaggaagaaataagttGTTTTTCAGAGCCCCTTAGAGTGATGTGATAGTAGGTTAGAGGCCACAGTGTAGTCATCATTTGGcctaagtattttgttttctCACAGTGATCTCCCTTAGtttgtagtagtagtagtgttaattgctcagtcatatttgactctgtgattccatggactgtagcccgccacgtcctctgtccatgggacttcctaggcaagaatactggagtgggttgctatttcctactccaggggatcttctcgacccagggattgaacccgtctcctgtgtctcctacactgcaggcggattctttaccactgagccatcagggaagcccatgatctcCTTTACCTTAGGTTAAGAAGAGTCCAGGATTAAACCTCTATAAATTGTCAGTAGTACTATTTTATGACATGTGGGAAATAGCCTTGGCTCTAAATGACAGGAAAGCTAGAATCTTTTAAAGCAAATGTTGCTTTCATAAGAATAACAGGTGTTCTACTAGATGTGTGAGAAACAGAAATTTAGTTCACAATACAGGACCTAATATAGGACCTAATAAAAGGATGGTATGGCTACAATCCTATTTGACAATCTTCAATAAATGTAGAAACTGGGTTTTCTGCAATCTCAGTCCCCCTGCCCAGTGACCTCTAAATCTTACAAGTAAAATTACTTCCAAGGGATATGTTTTAGTCAAGCAAATTACAAACAGAGAAAAGCATAAGAACCTAAAAAATCATACCCTGAATTTGGAACTGCGGTTGCTTCTGACAGCAGCAAAGCATCAGGGTGTAATGGACCCACCTACTTTCCCCATTCTTGCCCCTCTATCCACCTAGACTTACTCTACTCTTGGTACGTTCCAACTGGTCACGTTGCTCCCCCAGCTCTTCTATGATTTCTGAGCCAATCTGGTCAGTCTCGGCAGCAATACGATGAGAACGCTCAATACTCTGGGTGGCCCGATTCAGGCTGTCAGTGCCTTGCAGAAGCAATGCCCTTTGAGACTGTAGCCGATTCTGACAGGAGTATGAAAGGGAATTGTTAGACTTTTTCcattataaatgaatttataagaAGGGATATAGTGTGCAGTAATTTTCATTACTTGTAAGACAATCAAAGATGCTAATGAATCAGACTACAAGAGAACCTGGGATTCAATCTAGGATCACAATACCTCCCAGTCCACTGCTTGTTACACTTAAGTGAGGCAAGGAAAGGATTCAATACACCAGAGCATCTTCCTTGTGCTCCTGACGAATCTGAACTGACTCATGTGCTTCCTGGACTAGCAACTTCTGAGAGGCAATGGCCCAGATCTGGGATGCAGGAGCTACCTAAAAATTCATACATCCTATCATTTTGATAGGGCAAACCAACTAAACTCTATGGCCTTAGAAATAGTGTAATTCACTGAAAGTTCCCACTGATTGGTACTGAGTGACCATGAATAAGCTATTCGTTTTCAGCACACATAGAAATCACTTAAAAGTGTGAGACTACTACTCTCTGGAAAAAAGTAGTTGCACCCTTGGTAAGCATCCAAAGAAttttgcctcaggccaaacacagaaaacaaatcctGAAGTTGTTAAACTGGTGATTTGCTCTCAAGGGAGGTAGTACCTGGGGTCAAGTAAGCACCCTATTTCTGAAACTCCACCAATGTATTATTCCACCTATTCCTAAGCACAGGAGGCATGAAGACCGAAGCAGCCTTTGTCAGGCCAGAAATAACTACTGACAGAAATGGAGGCAGCTCTAAGTTCTCAGCTCTTCAGAGCACACATGCGCACCAACTCTGGAAAAGGAGTCAGCTCACAAGGCCTATTTACTGATCAGGTGACCATTAGCACTCGATACCACCATTAAGAAGCCTAAAGGTGTGTTTCTAGATCAGAAGCAACAAGAAGGCTTTTTCACTTCATATATAGCATACAGACAAGTGAGGAAACCACTGAATGAGGCTGCTCCAGTTTACACTGGCTTAAAAGCAGCAGGAAAAcaacatttttaaacataaaagatGAGGATTTTCAAATGATTGGGCTTAAGAAAGAGTAGGGAGAGACAGTAAGGTCACATGAATCAACCCCAGATTTGGAACAGTAATTCTACTGAAAGTAGTTTATACACCtatattgtttttataatttccGAAACtagtaattttaaagaaaaattattgctTGGAATTATCTTCCCccgttttgttttttggggctttTTGGGTCACAGATGACCAAAGTCACTGTACACCTTTCATCTCACTTTTAACAAGTGCTACTTGGCGTGTGTTTTCCCACTCTTCTTTGAAAATTTTACATCATTCTCAAAAACTCTAGTTTTCACATCAGGAATGTCAGGCCAGTATCATTTGAATATCTCAAACTATGTTTAGGATGCTTCATGAAATAGGATTTGTTTAAAACTGTGTCATCACCCCTTCTACATCCATACAGTCTGCACTAGTGGGCCCCCTTCCACTTCTCTCCCACATTACCAGACAGGCCATTTCTGCTTTGTGCTGTGGAGTATAATCCCAAATGTAACACATGAAATTTAATCTCTGTgaaccttttctcctttacctatCTAGCTTCTTTAGACAGTTTGAGAATACACATTTTCAATTTAGTAGtctaattttataaatgagaacacTGGAGGCTAGAGAGGCAGTCTGGCTCACTTTCTATTACAATGAGTAAGGTGTCAGCCCCCCTTTTTTTAGGAACATCCTGCTTTCTCTACTGTATCTGGGCTATTGGACCATTGATACAAATGTAAGGAAAAGTGTGGGTTACTTTTGTAACTATGCTCTGATAAGTTAAAATCCTAACTGAACTCTGGGGGGATATGTGAGAAAGAAACTGGATCAGTGAGTCAGACTACAGAGTCCAGGTGTAATATAAATAGCTAATGCCTGTATATCACCACTACCCATCAAGCACTGTTTTATACATAAAGGATACAAAAAACTCTAAACAGGTAAATTGTTTGGAATGGTCTGCATTAAATTCAGTAGAGGCAGGCACCCAAGGGGAGACGGGAAATTGGATGCAAGAAAGAAGATAAGATGGAAAAAACCAGTCAAGAATGCACTGATAACATCGATTGTACTCCACAATTCGGTTAATCACTGTGCCACAGACCCACAGGGAAATGACAGCTGATGCTCACCATATGCTCGTTCTCCCCAGCGTATGTGCCATATTTCATGTCTCCTCGGGCCCCAGGAGTGGCTGTCAAAGGTGTACTTCTCACTTCCCGATGGAGTTTGGCAAGGTCCTTCCGGTAGGTTCGCAGCTTAGACATCATAGGGTTACGAAAAGACAGGGGTGCATAACGCAGTTCCTCTTCCATCTCTGCCAGCTAGGAAGGCAGAAAGTAGTGAGTAGACGGCCTGCTTCTATTCTCTCTCATATGGGTAATATGTCTAGTTTGGACTAATCAAACCACAAGCAATCCTAAATAAATACTCAAAATGTggcccaggagggcagggaccacATGTGACACCTTCACTTCGTTACTGAGTGCTTGGCATAGTGCCCAGCAGGCACAGAACAGGCCTTCAAAAAGTATGTGATGAATGAGTGAGAAAACTAACAAGTACCTTATAGCTTATTAAACATTTTgacatatattttctcatttaatcctcacaacagatCAAAAAGGTAGGAAATACTCTTACTTCATATATGAGACTTGAAGAAACCTGTTCAAGATTACATAAGTCAGGATTCCAGATCTTCATACTCTTTTCAGTATACCAAGTTCTTAGCCTGTTATGGTCCAAGTGCTATCACGATGCACTTAGGGACCTACTGTACTAAAAATAATTAGGGGTATGGCATCAAggttcttcccttcctcctcctgaaaATCAACTGTTTGTGTCCATGTCAGAAAAACCAGGGGTCCAAATCCTTTCCATTTTTCTGGGACAGGTAAATTGTAACACACAGACTCATTTGTAAGAGGCCATGAgtcattttcttctgctttggATGGCTAGAGTAGGACTGGTTAACTTTAGAAAATGCTACCAAGATGTTAACTGAAAAAGAGGCCTAGCTCTGTAACAGATATCACAGATTTACGTCCAGTAATACAAAGGTATTAGAAAAGTTTCTGGTACTCCCATTATGAAGGTGATAGTTTCCACAGTCTGGTAGGTTGATCCTTCTTCAAATACATGCAGAGCAGAAAAAAGGATGCAGATGCGCTTAACTTCTAAAAACTTCATTGGAATACAGGAGTTATTCTTCAACAAACAATAAAGTTCTCTGGCTTAAAAAGAATTCTTCAGTCTACTCTGGGGTAGCAGATACTAGAGGCAACTATTTCTTTGGAGTGCTACCAGAGACCGAGATTTTAGCTCCAGCCTCCTAAAAGGGTTTGCTAAAGCTAGAGCACAATGTAATGAAGACAGAGGACCCTTACTTCTAAAAGGTAAGAGCAAAacttgcttacttttttttttttttttaagaaaagtcacAGGTTAAATGAGAAGCAGTTCTTAAACTGCTTAGCAACCTGGACCAACTTCTGATAAGCTTTGGGTCCTGACTGAGAACTCATCCTGACTATGCATGCCTTGCCCAAGGTACCAAaaccttctattttttaaaacaaggcaATGTGAGTAGGAACCACCTCTGAGGTCCATTTTCTGTGACAGTAAGTTTAACAAAGGAGAATAAGTTATCCTAATGGCCagcttttaaaatgtgctttcaaAAGTCCACCCTTGTAAAAGGACAATGTCCTATTGTATCAGCAATGTTTTATCAAGGACTCACTTCAGGGGAGTGTTCAAGTTTTACTCAATACCCATCCCCATCAACTGGCCTCATTTAGTAAGAAATAATCAAAACTAAGGTCAACAGATGGGAACAGTTAAATCTGTGATCATAATGTCATAAGCATTACTTCTGGCAAAGACCAACAAACAGGAAGAGGAAATAAGGACTTGTTCCTGTTCTCACCGTTTCATTTGCTTCCTGTTGCTTTTCATCGAAATCTCTGATCAACTTCTTCTTCTCTTCTGGAAAAGATAGATGAGTTTTAAATACTCAATCCTGCTTCCAAACATTTATTTGTAGAGGACATATCCTCTGCTTAGAATATACTCCCCATTCCCTTCCTGGGGGTACCCTACAGTACTTAATCACTCCTAAAAGACACTCAGAAAAGTAAGAGAACTAGTTACCACAATTAATGGAGGGTGGGAAGGTGGTGGATGGTATTACCACTGGCATTTAAGTGCCCAGGGAACAAGAGTACCTATGCTAGGGACAGTCCTGCGTAACAATGATCTGGCCCCAAAGACCAAGAGCATTCCtactaagaaagaaaacaggTCTAAATTATTGTCCATCTTTTTTCACCGACCCTAACAAAGGGACCAGGCACGGTTTGATCAATAAGAATGTTTAACAATACCAGTTCTCTGAAATCTGCATCCCCATGGTAAATCACATCTCTACATTAACCCTTATCCACTGCTTTTCTGCCAAATATATTCAAAGCCCACCTACTTTGCTCTCTGGAGAGCCTGCAAGGCATACAGCACAAGTTTCTTAGCCATACCCACTGGCAGTGGTATAGGAAATGATGTAAAATACCACTGACTCACACAGGGGAAAATGTCATTCCTTGTTCAATCCTTTGCATCCTGTCATTTTAGTTCTAGTAAGTCTTTAATACCTAAAAACTACTAATGTCctctttaaaaaaacagaacaggCTTTAACCCCAAAGCAAGGACATCTAACTAAACTAGCATTGTTTTGTCTTCATCGTAGCTTTTCTGATCATATAGCTAGGTTCCACAGATTTTCCATCTAAGGCAGCGATATAAAATGTCCTTTTAAAAGAActttatatgttaaataagtgCATTTTACATGAAGTACTGATATAAAGgaaatactgctactgctgctgctaagtcacttcagtcgtgtccgactctgtgcgaccccatagacggcagcccaccaggctccaccgtccctgggattctccaggcaagaacactggagcgcgttgccatttccttctccaatgcatgaaagtgaaaagtgaaagtgaagtcgctcagtcgtgtctgactcttagcgaccccacttactgcagcctaccaggctcctccagccatgggattttccaggcaagagtactggagtggggtgccattgccttctccgataaaggaAATAATTACAGTAAAAATGGTGCTTAGACACACCACAATGATGAAGGGAGTACCTGGTAAACTTTGGATGGGGGGAAGTGCTGGGGAGTAAATGGGCTTAAGTTTTGGTCTTAGCTTTGGGCCTAACTCAACATGTAAGCCTGGATAATTCTCTTCATCTTTTGGGGACCTAACCTCCTTCCTCAGCCAGGAAATGAGGCAAATCACACCTAAGAAGCAAAAATTAGCCCTATTTATgaggagtttgttttttttcaaatgtatacagcaaaatgaatgttCTCCCTGGAAATCTACACATAATCTACTTACTACCACAAAACTGTCACTTCTTATAATATTTTTTGAATTCATCTTTTGGGATTACATTCACAATctgggatacttttttttttaattgtggtaaaatacatataacataaaacttaccattttggccattttaagtgtacagttaagTGGCATGAAGCACATTCACAATGTTGGGCAACCATCACTGCTATCCCTCTACAGAACCTCTGCATCATCCCAAACCGAAACTCTCCACCAGTAAACACTAACTCCCTATATGCCCTCCCCTCAGACTCTGGCAACCACGATCctgctttctgtgtctatgaatgTGACTACTCCAAGCACCCCATATAAgaggaatcatacagtatttgtcttttgtgtTTGACTTACCTCACGTAGCATAAAACCTTCAAGGTTCCTCCATACTGAGGATGTATGAGGACAGTCTGTGTGTTTTTCACTCAGTGGCATTTCTAAATACAAGCTGGCACTGCCATCAACTGAAGAAAGAGCAACTTGTACCAATGCCAAGAAAGCAGCAAAGTAAGGCCTATGAAGGGATGGCATGCGGGTACTCAACATGCTGTCCTAAGATATTCTTGGATAACTTTGTTTACCCTGATTTTCACCTCACACCTTGACTTTCAAACCCAATCCCATGTTGGAAGTAACCCCACTGTCACGCTTTATATAGATTTATATTGTGTTAATCACATAGCATCTAACATGTCAGCTGTCCACTACTTTTTAATGTAAATCACTTGGCTGTATATATTCTATAGTCTCAACTTGAGCTCAATCTCCCTCTGCGTAcagaaatttactttttcttttatacatCCCATAGGTTCTAGAGCTCTAAACCTGGTAGGGTGCTTCTTAGACACTGTTATTGCCTGCAAGAGTCAAGTGACAATCCACCCTTTACTAAGCTGCATTCACTGTCATGCGCTTTCCCTTAGTACGTGTTCCAGGTGAACTAGTTTTCACCACACACTGCTCACAACGCGCCGCCCCACTCCCCCGAAAAGGAGAAAGTTCAGGCAAAGCAAAAGGCCTACCTCCTGACCAACCATGAGGTAACCACCATGAAATTACCACCACGAGTCAAAGTGTTGgctgttctttgcaaccccatagactgtagcctatcaggctctcctgctcatggaattctccaggcaagaacactggagtgggtaatcattcccttctccaggggatcatccctgacccagggattgaacctgcgtctctcacactgcaggcagatctccctgtctgagccagcaggaagtGCCAACACAGCCTTATTATCCTTGAGTGGGCTGTGTTTGCACCCACCAGCAGTGAAATAATATCTGCAATCAAGAATGGCTACTTCCATGGAGAGCTATCATATTATTGTATAGTAAGCATTCACAAAAGTGTTGCGTGTCACCACTCCTCTAAAGAGGCACATCTCCACACTCAAGCACACTCACTCACTTCTGATCCAAGATGACAGTATTCTATAAGTGCATTCTGGTCCTAGATTTTTCTACATCTCTGTTAGTCCTAAGTTCTCCTCGTTTAATCTTTGTTAAAGGATATGAATATCTGCTTTCCTAAGAGACAAATTCTAGAATAATTCAAAGAATGCAGCTGTATAATAAGAATTGGGGTACGGGGGCGGCAAGGCAGTCCACAGTCTTGATCCTTTCACTAACTTCCCTGCGTGATTCTGTTATTCTCAGTCTTTTTGGAATACTCTACTCTCTGATTTCATAAGACATATATTCTCCTATGAGTGCTCTACAGCCTGTATACTTTTAAAGATTCAAGAGATGGAACCCCTACCCAACTGAGAGGTATCAATACCTGTTCCTTTATGCTTTGCTCAAAATTGTGAAATTAATGAATGTTAAGAACGAAGATGGCCTCAGAAATCATCTAGTCtaacctcattttacagttgaggaaaccagAGCCTGAATAAACTGTCTTCCCCAAGGCCATAGAAAAGAGAAGATGTAACTAGAACACTAGTTACACAATGCAAGTCTCCTAACTATGGCACTGTACACCATGTACACTATGGCACTGAGGGGTATTTTCATGCTCCCAAGGTACACAGGTATAATCTTTTCAAATCTGTTCATTTTTTAGGGAGCTAGAATTAACACTACAATCAACTACAAAACAGCAGGACTGATACCAGGTAGAATG is a genomic window containing:
- the VTI1B gene encoding vesicle transport through interaction with t-SNAREs homolog 1B isoform X2, giving the protein MATSAASSEHFEKLHEIFRGLHEDLRGVPERLLGMAGTEEKKKLIRDFDEKQQEANETLAEMEEELRYAPLSFRNPMMSKLRTYRKDLAKLHREVRSTPLTATPGARGDMKYGTYAGENEHMNRLQSQRALLLQGTDSLNRATQSIERSHRIAAETDQIGSEIIEELGEQRDQLERTKSRSDNQQAAAFHRHLTGASHSGRPGLLQILSQALNLL
- the VTI1B gene encoding vesicle transport through interaction with t-SNAREs homolog 1B isoform X1, translated to MATSAASSEHFEKLHEIFRGLHEDLRGVPERLLGMAGTEEKKKLIRDFDEKQQEANETLAEMEEELRYAPLSFRNPMMSKLRTYRKDLAKLHREVRSTPLTATPGARGDMKYGTYAGENEHMNRLQSQRALLLQGTDSLNRATQSIERSHRIAAETDQIGSEIIEELGEQRDQLERTKSRLVNTSENLSKSRKILRSMSRKVTTNKLLLSIVILLELAILGGLVYYKFFRRH